A single window of Chloracidobacterium sp. DNA harbors:
- a CDS encoding YdeI/OmpD-associated family protein translates to MPTTDPRIDAYIEKSQDFAKPVLTHLRALVHSACPDTTETIKWGMPSFGYKGILCGFAAFKQHCTFGFWKQSMMESDEFSDTKTAMGSFGRLTSLDDLPSDAVLKKLIKQAMKLNDDGTKAVKSKPASKALAVPEILLEALAKDERAAETFNNFPAGCRREYIQWITEAKTDATREKRVATTLEWLREGKRRNWKYEKC, encoded by the coding sequence ATGCCGACAACAGATCCGCGCATCGACGCGTATATCGAAAAGTCGCAGGATTTCGCAAAACCCGTGCTAACGCATCTGCGGGCTTTAGTTCATTCGGCGTGTCCGGACACAACGGAAACGATCAAATGGGGAATGCCAAGTTTTGGATATAAGGGCATTTTATGCGGGTTTGCGGCATTCAAGCAGCATTGTACTTTCGGGTTTTGGAAACAAAGCATGATGGAGTCGGATGAGTTCTCAGACACCAAAACCGCGATGGGCAGTTTTGGCCGACTGACCTCATTGGATGACCTGCCGAGCGACGCCGTTCTGAAAAAGCTCATCAAACAAGCGATGAAGCTCAATGATGACGGGACAAAAGCCGTTAAATCTAAACCCGCGAGCAAGGCTCTCGCGGTGCCGGAGATTTTGCTGGAGGCACTGGCAAAGGACGAAAGGGCGGCGGAAACGTTCAATAATTTTCCGGCCGGATGCCGACGAGAGTACATCCAATGGATAACCGAGGCAAAGACTGACGCGACCCGCGAAAAACGTGTCGCTACCACGCTCGAGTGGCTGCGTGAGGGCAAGCGCCGCAATTGGAAATACGAAAAATGTTAA
- a CDS encoding sodium-translocating pyrophosphatase codes for MNEYVIYLTPALGVLGLIVMAFKSAWVSKQDAGNETMQELARHIADGAMAFLKAEWKVLSIFVLLTMAFLAYSGTIHSINGKAIHSHWVISIAFLIGAVFSATAGYIGMKVATKANVRTTQAARTSLKHALHVSFTGGTVMGLGVAGLAVLGLGGLFIIFLSMFADLGANQIKTTIEVLTGFSLGAESIALFSRVGGGIYTKAADVGADLVGKVEAGIPEDDVRNPATIADNVGDNVGDVAGMGADLFGSYVATILATMVLGQEIVVKDGFGNMSPILLPMVICGLGIVFSIIGTMFVRIHDDKSSVQNALNIGNWVSMLLTVVASYFVVMWLLPDGPLTSRASTFTKNGVFMAIVVGTIVGAIMSVVTEYFTAMGKKPVLSIVQQSSTGHATNIIGGLAVGMKSTVIPILTLAAGIMASYYFAGLYGVAIAAAGMMATTAMQLAIDAFGPIADNAGGIAEMSKLPPEVRERTDNLDAVGNTTAATGKGFAIASAALTSLALFAAFVGMAGIDRIDIYKANVLAGLFVGGMIPFIFSALCIQAVGKAAMEMVEEVRRQFREIPGIMDHTAEPEYEKCVAISTEASIKQMLLPGAIALNVPVIVGFIFGPEVLGGLLAGVTVSGVLMGIFQSNAGGAWDNAKKSFEKGVMINGEMYYKGSEPHKASVTGDTVGDPFKDTSGPSMNILIKLMSIVSLVIAPFIAGIGR; via the coding sequence ATGAACGAATACGTAATTTACTTAACGCCCGCACTCGGCGTCCTTGGCTTGATCGTAATGGCATTTAAGTCGGCGTGGGTCAGCAAGCAGGATGCCGGCAACGAGACGATGCAGGAACTCGCACGCCATATCGCGGACGGTGCGATGGCGTTTCTTAAAGCGGAATGGAAGGTGCTCAGCATATTCGTTTTGCTCACAATGGCATTTCTCGCCTATTCCGGAACGATCCATTCGATAAACGGCAAGGCGATCCATTCGCACTGGGTTATCTCGATCGCATTTCTCATCGGAGCCGTGTTTTCCGCGACGGCCGGTTACATCGGGATGAAGGTTGCGACTAAGGCTAACGTCCGCACGACACAAGCGGCGCGTACGAGCCTGAAGCACGCACTGCACGTATCATTTACCGGCGGAACCGTAATGGGACTTGGCGTCGCGGGCCTTGCGGTCCTTGGTCTCGGTGGATTGTTTATCATATTCCTTTCAATGTTTGCGGATCTCGGAGCGAACCAGATCAAAACCACGATCGAAGTATTGACAGGCTTTTCGCTTGGTGCAGAGTCGATTGCACTCTTTTCACGAGTCGGCGGCGGTATTTACACCAAGGCTGCTGACGTCGGTGCCGACCTGGTCGGTAAGGTCGAAGCCGGGATCCCTGAGGACGACGTACGTAATCCGGCCACGATCGCTGATAACGTCGGCGATAACGTCGGCGACGTTGCAGGTATGGGAGCCGATCTATTCGGTTCATATGTGGCAACGATCCTGGCAACAATGGTTCTGGGACAGGAGATCGTCGTCAAGGACGGTTTTGGTAATATGTCGCCGATCCTTTTGCCGATGGTCATTTGTGGCCTTGGCATCGTGTTTTCGATCATCGGTACGATGTTCGTCCGCATTCACGACGACAAATCGAGCGTGCAGAACGCCCTGAATATCGGAAACTGGGTGTCGATGCTGCTGACTGTCGTCGCGTCCTATTTCGTCGTAATGTGGCTGCTACCTGACGGCCCGCTCACATCGCGTGCCAGCACGTTTACCAAAAACGGCGTCTTTATGGCGATCGTCGTCGGTACTATCGTGGGGGCCATAATGAGTGTCGTAACCGAGTATTTCACGGCAATGGGTAAAAAGCCGGTGCTCTCGATCGTCCAGCAATCATCGACAGGTCACGCGACCAACATCATCGGCGGCCTTGCTGTCGGTATGAAATCGACGGTCATCCCGATATTGACCCTGGCCGCCGGTATTATGGCGTCATATTATTTTGCGGGCTTGTATGGCGTGGCCATCGCCGCCGCCGGAATGATGGCGACGACCGCTATGCAGCTCGCGATCGACGCCTTCGGGCCGATCGCCGATAACGCCGGCGGTATTGCTGAAATGAGCAAATTGCCCCCCGAGGTTCGCGAACGCACGGATAATCTCGATGCCGTCGGTAACACCACCGCGGCAACCGGAAAGGGTTTTGCGATCGCATCGGCGGCACTTACTTCACTGGCGTTGTTTGCGGCCTTTGTCGGTATGGCCGGTATCGACCGCATCGACATCTACAAGGCAAATGTACTCGCCGGATTGTTCGTCGGCGGTATGATCCCGTTCATTTTCTCAGCATTGTGCATCCAGGCGGTCGGTAAGGCTGCGATGGAGATGGTCGAGGAAGTCCGTCGTCAGTTCCGCGAGATCCCGGGCATTATGGATCATACTGCAGAACCCGAATATGAAAAGTGTGTGGCCATCTCGACCGAGGCGTCGATCAAGCAGATGCTGCTGCCGGGAGCGATCGCACTTAACGTGCCGGTCATCGTCGGCTTTATATTCGGCCCCGAAGTTTTGGGCGGATTGCTTGCCGGCGTTACGGTCTCAGGTGTGTTGATGGGTATTTTCCAATCCAACGCAGGCGGAGCGTGGGACAACGCCAAAAAGTCGTTTGAAAAGGGCGTGATGATCAACGGCGAGATGTACTACAAGGGATCCGAACCGCACAAGGCGTCGGTCACCGGCGACACGGTCGGCGATCCTTTCAAGGACACGTCCGGCCCGTCGATGAACATACTTATCAAGCTGATGTCTATCGTCTCGCTGGTCATCGCACCGTTCATTGCCGGCATCGGGCGATGA
- the carA gene encoding glutamine-hydrolyzing carbamoyl-phosphate synthase small subunit, with product MDKASKAILVLEDGRTFVGTSFGADGERFGEMVFNTSMSGYQEILTDPSYAGQIICMTYPLIGNYGTNTEDVESRRPWAEGFVVREASRIASNFRSTMSLQDYLKANDIVAIEHIDTRALVRHIRDKGAMRAGISTIDADRESLLAKVLASPEMTDRELATSVTTGTAYEYSADGSERFHVVAYDFGIKTNSLREFAKFGCRVTVVPAATSADEVLALKPDGIFLSNGPGDPASMQTVVNEVKKLVASQIPMFGICLGHQLIGSAFGGTTYKLKYGHRGGNQPVKDLTTGKIEITAHNHGFAVDAASLPADVEVTHVNLNDQTVAGLRHTTLPVFSVQYHPESAPGPHDSEYLFERFIGMMA from the coding sequence ATGGACAAAGCAAGTAAGGCAATTTTGGTACTTGAGGACGGACGTACGTTTGTCGGGACGTCGTTTGGCGCCGACGGAGAGCGGTTTGGCGAGATGGTCTTTAACACATCAATGTCGGGCTATCAGGAGATATTGACCGACCCATCATACGCGGGACAGATCATCTGTATGACCTATCCGCTGATCGGCAATTACGGCACCAACACCGAGGATGTGGAATCGAGACGGCCGTGGGCTGAGGGGTTTGTGGTACGCGAGGCAAGCCGGATAGCGTCGAATTTTCGCTCGACGATGTCTCTGCAGGACTACCTAAAGGCAAATGACATCGTCGCCATCGAGCACATCGATACACGCGCCCTGGTGCGGCACATTCGCGACAAAGGTGCGATGCGAGCCGGGATCTCGACGATCGATGCAGATCGCGAATCGCTACTCGCCAAGGTGCTGGCGTCTCCGGAGATGACCGATCGCGAACTTGCGACCAGCGTCACCACCGGCACAGCCTACGAATATTCCGCCGATGGCAGTGAGCGATTTCACGTCGTCGCATACGATTTTGGGATCAAGACCAATAGCCTTCGTGAATTTGCAAAGTTTGGTTGCCGCGTCACGGTCGTGCCGGCCGCGACGTCCGCCGACGAGGTACTTGCTCTCAAACCGGACGGCATCTTTCTCTCGAACGGCCCGGGCGATCCGGCGTCGATGCAGACCGTGGTCAACGAGGTCAAAAAGCTTGTTGCATCGCAAATCCCGATGTTCGGCATCTGTCTCGGCCATCAGTTGATCGGTTCGGCATTTGGCGGGACGACGTACAAGCTCAAGTACGGCCACCGCGGAGGCAATCAACCGGTCAAGGATCTGACCACCGGCAAGATCGAGATCACGGCCCACAATCACGGCTTTGCCGTCGATGCCGCGAGCCTGCCGGCGGATGTCGAGGTGACACACGTCAACCTCAACGATCAGACGGTCGCCGGACTTCGGCACACGACATTGCCCGTATTTTCTGTCCAATATCACCCCGAATCCGCCCCCGGCCCGCACGATTCGGAGTATCTATTCGAGCGGTTTATTGGAATGATGGCGTAA
- the lepB gene encoding signal peptidase I: protein MFDLRGKKKHTFGSVDPRDDSDIDILSLRSESRQGIWSEALRLVRDIFLIVVVFILFGVFFVQPVVVEGTSMLPQLHDGERLLVNKLVYYKIQSVSWGHIERGDIVVFWFPNDPDKSYVKRVIGLPGENVEVRNGKVFINGTELKETYLDVEHNQSLPSWPSKKVEEHHYFVMGDNRDNSSDSRYWGLVPEKYIYGKAFFRYWKPSMIGFLEHGEYDSSVPRPTPTPTPTPDESDFRADDTR, encoded by the coding sequence ATGTTTGACCTGCGCGGCAAAAAAAAGCACACATTCGGTTCGGTCGATCCTCGGGATGACAGCGATATCGACATACTCAGCCTCCGAAGCGAATCGCGTCAGGGCATTTGGTCCGAGGCTCTGAGATTGGTCCGCGATATTTTTTTGATCGTCGTGGTCTTTATCCTATTCGGCGTATTTTTTGTCCAACCGGTGGTGGTCGAGGGCACGTCGATGCTGCCGCAGTTACACGACGGCGAGCGTCTGCTCGTTAATAAGCTGGTCTATTACAAGATACAGAGTGTCAGTTGGGGGCATATCGAACGCGGCGACATCGTTGTTTTTTGGTTTCCGAATGATCCGGACAAGAGCTATGTAAAGCGCGTCATCGGATTGCCGGGCGAGAACGTCGAGGTCCGCAACGGCAAGGTCTTTATCAACGGGACCGAGCTCAAGGAAACCTACCTCGACGTGGAACATAACCAATCACTGCCGAGTTGGCCGTCAAAGAAGGTCGAAGAGCATCATTATTTTGTGATGGGCGATAACCGCGACAATTCGTCCGACTCGCGCTACTGGGGACTCGTTCCGGAAAAGTATATCTACGGAAAGGCTTTTTTTCGTTATTGGAAACCGTCAATGATCGGTTTTCTCGAACACGGCGAATACGATAGCAGCGTTCCCAGACCAACGCCGACCCCTACGCCCACGCCGGACGAGAGCGACTTTCGGGCTGACGACACCAGATAA
- a CDS encoding chitosanase: MTFTQTDKLKAFAIVKTFETSHPAGDYAACIVLNDGAGISYGISQFTHRSGSLRAVVDQYLASGATVGAEVMNGRRSDLSDTSGRSISKLSGDSEFRRALRAAAATDEMRAAQMAVNDTLYFKPAIAACERMGFTQPLSLAVIFDSVVHGSFYRVARGVAAARSDEKAWITAYVRRRDGWLASYPRLKATRYRMRFFLGQIAISNWGLAFPLDVQGVRITAKSLGYVEAVKSATASPAKPPTIAAAEPTTSIVEGYDRIESAVSTAFTRADAAKSLWTTVFGTVWQTFWAVAAFLAGLPREIWVISAVIAGILMFGYLYRQIELGRIRERAATGSTQI, from the coding sequence ATGACATTTACACAGACCGATAAGTTAAAGGCATTTGCGATCGTCAAGACATTTGAGACATCGCATCCCGCGGGCGATTATGCCGCCTGCATTGTACTAAACGACGGTGCCGGTATCTCGTACGGCATCAGCCAGTTCACACATCGCTCAGGGTCGCTTCGTGCGGTCGTCGACCAGTATTTGGCGTCCGGCGCAACAGTCGGCGCCGAGGTGATGAACGGTCGCAGGAGTGATCTGAGCGACACATCGGGCCGCTCGATCAGCAAACTCTCCGGCGACAGCGAATTCAGACGAGCCTTGCGCGCCGCTGCGGCGACCGACGAGATGCGCGCCGCGCAGATGGCCGTCAACGACACGCTCTATTTCAAGCCGGCGATCGCCGCCTGCGAGCGTATGGGGTTTACCCAGCCGTTGAGCCTCGCCGTCATCTTCGACTCCGTAGTTCACGGGTCATTTTATCGCGTCGCGAGAGGCGTTGCGGCCGCCAGGTCAGATGAAAAGGCCTGGATCACGGCCTATGTCCGCCGACGTGATGGCTGGCTGGCGAGTTATCCGAGGCTCAAGGCGACACGCTATCGGATGAGGTTCTTTCTGGGCCAGATCGCGATATCAAACTGGGGTCTCGCATTTCCGCTCGATGTACAAGGCGTGCGGATAACTGCCAAGTCACTCGGATATGTCGAAGCAGTCAAATCCGCCACCGCCTCGCCGGCAAAACCGCCGACGATCGCGGCCGCCGAGCCGACGACATCGATAGTCGAGGGCTATGACCGTATCGAGAGTGCCGTAAGCACTGCGTTTACGCGGGCTGACGCCGCCAAATCGCTCTGGACCACCGTCTTCGGCACCGTCTGGCAGACATTTTGGGCGGTTGCGGCATTTCTCGCCGGACTGCCGCGGGAGATCTGGGTCATCTCGGCCGTCATCGCCGGCATTTTAATGTTCGGCTATCTCTATCGACAGATCGAACTCGGCCGGATCCGCGAAAGGGCGGCCACGGGGAGCACACAAATATGA
- a CDS encoding phage portal protein: MNEHIQEAVEHFRSRTATYTRAERYYAGDHDLAFATDKFKNAFGTLFREFAMNLCPAICDAVRDKLRVTGFSLDGGDEGTAGELTANARRIWSAGKMRLRAGEVHKEALKCGDAYMIVWPDAAGNAALYPNRASTCTVTYDDEHPGRIVRAAKYWRTADKRLRFNLFYPDRIERYVSKRDSDSLSDAASLTANGPDVPNPFGVVPVFHFANNADIAAFGKCEFDAAIPIQDGLNKSVLDMLVAMEYAAYRQRWASGIEVEYDLDGNAHTPFTAGADHVWMSSNTDSKFGDFNASSLDQFLKVKDGFRIDIASVTGTPLHYFTPVTDALRTGAGVKRNETRFLAKVRDRQEAFGQVWADVMSFALLAEGLAADARLLTLWEDPAPISDREVLENIILKKQIGLPDAQALSEAGYGEADIKRMLA; this comes from the coding sequence ATGAATGAACATATACAGGAGGCCGTAGAGCATTTTCGCTCGCGGACGGCGACATATACGAGGGCCGAGCGGTACTACGCCGGCGATCACGACCTTGCGTTTGCGACCGACAAATTCAAAAACGCCTTCGGCACGCTCTTTCGCGAATTTGCGATGAATCTCTGCCCCGCGATCTGCGATGCAGTGCGCGACAAGCTGCGAGTGACCGGATTTTCGCTCGACGGCGGCGATGAGGGCACGGCAGGTGAGTTGACGGCCAATGCACGACGCATCTGGTCAGCCGGCAAGATGCGTTTGCGGGCCGGAGAAGTGCACAAGGAAGCACTCAAATGCGGCGACGCATATATGATCGTGTGGCCCGACGCTGCCGGCAACGCAGCATTGTATCCGAATCGGGCATCGACCTGCACGGTCACCTATGACGACGAGCATCCGGGCCGCATTGTCCGTGCCGCCAAATATTGGCGCACGGCCGACAAGCGACTGCGTTTCAATCTCTTCTATCCCGACCGAATCGAAAGGTACGTCTCGAAACGCGATTCGGATAGCCTGTCGGACGCAGCGTCTCTGACGGCGAACGGGCCGGACGTTCCCAATCCGTTCGGCGTCGTTCCGGTATTTCACTTTGCTAACAATGCCGACATCGCGGCATTTGGCAAATGCGAGTTTGACGCGGCGATCCCGATCCAGGACGGCCTTAACAAGTCTGTTCTGGATATGCTCGTGGCAATGGAGTATGCGGCGTACCGTCAACGCTGGGCGTCGGGCATCGAGGTCGAATATGACCTCGACGGCAATGCGCACACGCCATTTACGGCGGGTGCCGACCACGTCTGGATGTCGAGCAATACCGATTCGAAATTTGGCGATTTTAACGCCTCGTCGCTCGATCAATTCCTAAAGGTCAAGGATGGCTTTCGCATCGACATCGCGTCGGTCACGGGCACGCCGCTGCATTATTTTACGCCGGTTACCGACGCACTTCGGACCGGCGCCGGCGTCAAGCGTAATGAAACGCGATTTTTGGCAAAGGTCCGCGATCGTCAGGAGGCGTTCGGGCAGGTGTGGGCCGATGTGATGAGTTTCGCGCTTTTGGCTGAGGGCCTTGCGGCGGATGCACGTCTGCTGACGCTCTGGGAGGATCCGGCGCCGATCTCCGACCGCGAAGTGCTCGAAAATATCATTCTCAAAAAGCAGATCGGGCTCCCGGACGCTCAGGCTCTATCGGAGGCGGGCTATGGCGAGGCTGATATCAAGCGAATGCTCGCTTAA
- a CDS encoding P22 coat protein - protein 5 domain protein, with product MSIEFIPTVWAARLLVALDKSLVYGQANVCNRDYEGEIREAGNTVKIASIGDVTVADYVKNSDIADPETLTDEEQSLLIDNAKYFNFYVDSVDRAQANANIMDEAMRRSAWSLRAAADTFLAAAMEAAVPSGNKIGTVGDPVVPTKDDAYEHLVDLGVLLDEGNVPVDGRFVVVPAWFHGLLLKDDRFVRSGTFRGDIRLANGEVGEAAGFRILKSNNVPNTSGAIFKIIAGHSMATSFAEQVLDVQTYQPEKRFGDAVKGLHVYGAKVVRPTALSMLIADKA from the coding sequence ATGTCAATCGAATTTATCCCGACAGTATGGGCCGCGAGACTGCTCGTCGCTCTCGACAAGTCACTCGTATATGGACAAGCGAATGTGTGTAACCGCGATTACGAAGGCGAGATCCGCGAGGCCGGCAATACGGTCAAGATCGCGTCGATCGGCGACGTTACGGTCGCTGATTATGTCAAAAACAGCGATATCGCCGACCCCGAGACGCTGACCGACGAAGAGCAGAGTCTGCTCATCGACAACGCCAAGTACTTTAACTTCTACGTGGACAGCGTGGACCGTGCCCAGGCCAATGCGAACATTATGGATGAGGCGATGCGTCGCTCGGCGTGGTCGCTGAGGGCGGCGGCCGACACCTTTCTGGCGGCGGCGATGGAGGCCGCGGTGCCGTCCGGCAACAAGATCGGCACGGTCGGTGATCCGGTGGTGCCGACCAAGGACGATGCGTACGAGCATCTCGTCGATCTCGGCGTCCTGCTCGACGAGGGCAATGTGCCGGTCGATGGCCGATTTGTCGTCGTGCCGGCGTGGTTTCACGGGCTGTTGCTCAAGGATGACCGATTCGTCCGCTCCGGCACATTTCGCGGCGACATCCGCCTGGCGAATGGCGAGGTGGGCGAGGCCGCCGGTTTCCGCATACTGAAATCCAATAATGTGCCCAACACATCGGGAGCAATATTCAAGATCATCGCCGGCCACTCAATGGCGACGTCCTTTGCCGAGCAGGTGCTGGATGTGCAGACATACCAGCCCGAAAAGCGCTTTGGCGACGCGGTCAAGGGCCTGCACGTTTACGGTGCCAAGGTCGTCAGGCCGACGGCGCTCTCGATGCTGATCGCCGATAAGGCGTAA
- a CDS encoding phosphoenolpyruvate kinase, which translates to MLTTIDQSMFDTLTGRLSTALEADARRYPGDSHNRQPVHTVYGGAQLFNADTPAKLGRLAARAFGEYAAEPTVLTSVLGIDPDLAGVVHQRVREKLAREPIEDLRVDFEDGYGIRADDVEDADAVKAAAEMAKALDAGTLPPFIGIRVKALSSEAKRRSIRTLDLFLTALVEAAGRLPDNFLITLPKVVLAEQVAALADAFDLLEQKLGIAAGTLKMEIMIESTRSIITADGRWAMPIFLEAARGRMSGAHFGAYDYTASCGITSANQDMLHQACDYARNVMQTAYGGTGVFLSDGATNIMPVGPHRGEDLSAGQLAENRTVVQRAWRLHYDHVRHSLAGGFYQGWDLHPAQIPTRYAAIFAFFMENMETAAVRLRNFIAAAARATLVGDQFDDAATGQGLLLFFVRAVNCGAVSEDYAARLTGLTIEQLRSASFADLIAKP; encoded by the coding sequence ATGCTGACGACCATTGACCAGAGCATGTTCGACACACTCACGGGGCGACTGAGCACGGCGCTTGAGGCGGATGCACGTCGGTACCCGGGCGACTCGCACAACCGCCAACCCGTGCACACGGTCTATGGCGGAGCGCAGCTATTCAATGCGGACACGCCGGCAAAACTTGGCCGTCTCGCGGCACGAGCGTTCGGGGAGTACGCGGCCGAGCCAACGGTGCTGACGTCGGTACTGGGCATCGATCCCGATCTGGCGGGCGTCGTCCATCAGCGGGTGCGCGAAAAGCTTGCCCGCGAGCCGATCGAGGATCTGCGTGTCGATTTCGAAGACGGTTACGGCATTCGCGCGGATGACGTGGAGGACGCCGACGCCGTAAAGGCAGCGGCCGAGATGGCAAAGGCACTGGATGCCGGCACTCTCCCGCCATTTATAGGTATCCGCGTCAAGGCTCTGTCGAGTGAGGCAAAGCGTCGTTCGATCCGCACTCTGGACCTGTTTCTGACGGCGCTTGTCGAAGCTGCGGGTCGTCTGCCCGACAATTTTCTCATCACTCTGCCAAAGGTGGTGCTGGCCGAGCAGGTCGCGGCGCTCGCAGACGCATTTGACCTGCTTGAGCAAAAGCTCGGCATCGCCGCCGGCACGCTCAAGATGGAGATAATGATCGAGTCAACTCGTTCGATCATCACGGCGGACGGTCGCTGGGCGATGCCTATATTTCTCGAGGCGGCACGCGGGCGGATGTCGGGAGCGCATTTCGGTGCTTATGACTATACGGCGAGCTGCGGCATCACGTCTGCCAATCAGGATATGCTGCACCAGGCCTGCGACTACGCCCGCAATGTGATGCAGACGGCGTACGGCGGCACCGGCGTTTTTCTCTCGGATGGAGCGACCAATATTATGCCAGTCGGGCCGCACCGCGGCGAAGACCTTAGTGCCGGTCAACTGGCCGAAAACCGCACGGTCGTCCAACGTGCCTGGCGTCTCCACTACGATCACGTCCGCCACTCGCTCGCCGGCGGGTTTTATCAGGGCTGGGATCTGCACCCGGCACAGATACCGACGCGGTATGCTGCGATCTTTGCATTTTTTATGGAGAATATGGAGACGGCAGCGGTCAGGCTCCGCAACTTTATCGCCGCCGCCGCGCGTGCGACGCTGGTCGGGGATCAGTTTGACGACGCCGCGACGGGTCAGGGCCTTTTGCTTTTCTTTGTCAGAGCGGTCAATTGCGGTGCCGTCTCGGAGGACTACGCCGCCCGCCTGACCGGACTTACCATTGAGCAACTTCGTTCGGCATCGTTCGCAGACCTGATCGCAAAGCCATAG